The following coding sequences are from one Candidatus Auribacterota bacterium window:
- a CDS encoding sugar transferase, protein MKAKPSIRLIVGAGVIIDIVLIVLADLLSFSLRFGIDVRQANFDAYKRIAVFIVLLRLICLYVFGLYEKPKYKTNIESLSNIVKAMTVSTLIIIAAAFYSRALAYPRSVILISWGITAALITTWRVLVRRLINAILGHDYFVSHLLIIGTDQNAFRLMLHLTRRTGVKCTLVGYVSTGAEEPRVDRRMILGSVNDIPSIIKRIPVDEAVISSPDLPRDQVALIFSLFINTDIIFKTVPNLYEAVVGRVAATAAEKNVPLIELTTVRYGRGPYKGIKRVMDIALSLVGIVFAGPVLMAPIALIIKLTSPGPVIHRQERAGLHCRPFTMLKFRTMSADSEKDTGPVWSRPGDTRVIRFGRFLRRTHLDELPQFFNVLKGDMSIVGPRPERPHFVRSLIRGIPFYAERLEVKPGITGWSQVTLNYAGSLESHAEKLVCDLYYIENMSLILDLWIMLKTLGVVLSARGV, encoded by the coding sequence ATGAAAGCAAAACCATCGATTCGATTGATCGTGGGCGCCGGGGTGATCATTGACATCGTGCTCATTGTCCTCGCCGACCTGCTCTCCTTCTCCCTCCGTTTCGGCATCGACGTGCGCCAGGCAAATTTTGACGCCTACAAGCGGATCGCGGTGTTCATCGTCCTCCTGCGCCTGATCTGCCTCTACGTGTTCGGCCTCTACGAGAAGCCAAAATACAAGACCAACATCGAGAGCCTCTCAAACATCGTCAAGGCCATGACCGTGAGCACGCTCATCATTATCGCGGCGGCCTTCTACTCGCGCGCCCTCGCCTATCCGCGGTCGGTAATCCTGATCTCGTGGGGCATCACGGCAGCCCTGATCACGACGTGGAGAGTCCTGGTCCGCCGCCTCATCAACGCCATCCTGGGCCACGACTACTTCGTCTCCCACCTGCTCATTATCGGCACCGATCAGAACGCCTTCCGCCTGATGCTCCATCTCACCCGCCGCACGGGCGTCAAATGCACGCTGGTGGGGTATGTTTCAACGGGGGCAGAAGAGCCGCGCGTCGACCGGCGCATGATCCTCGGCTCCGTGAACGATATCCCCTCGATCATTAAGAGAATCCCGGTGGACGAGGCGGTGATCTCATCTCCCGATCTCCCCCGGGACCAGGTCGCCCTGATATTCTCCCTTTTCATCAACACGGACATCATCTTCAAGACGGTCCCTAATCTCTATGAAGCCGTCGTGGGCCGGGTAGCCGCCACCGCCGCAGAGAAAAATGTCCCGCTGATTGAATTGACCACCGTCCGCTACGGGCGCGGTCCGTATAAAGGGATCAAACGGGTGATGGATATCGCGCTCTCGCTCGTGGGAATCGTGTTCGCCGGGCCCGTGCTCATGGCGCCCATCGCCCTGATCATCAAACTCACCTCTCCCGGCCCGGTCATTCACAGACAGGAGCGAGCGGGGCTGCACTGCCGCCCATTTACCATGCTCAAGTTCAGGACGATGAGCGCGGATTCTGAAAAAGATACCGGGCCGGTATGGTCACGCCCGGGTGACACGAGGGTAATACGGTTCGGGCGGTTCCTGCGCAGGACCCACCTCGATGAGCTGCCTCAGTTCTTCAACGTGCTCAAGGGAGACATGAGCATCGTCGGTCCCCGGCCGGAGCGCCCCCACTTCGTCCGCTCGCTCATCCGCGGCATCCCGTTTTATGCGGAGCGGCTGGAGGTCAAGCCGGGGATCACCGGATGGTCGCAGGTAACCCTGAACTACGCGGGGAGCCTTGAGTCGCACGCGGAGAAGCTCGTCTGCGATCTCTACTACATCGAGAACATGTCCCTCATCCTTGACCTGTGGATAATGCTCAAGACATTGGGCGTGGTGCTCAGCGCGAGGGGCGTGTAA